The following proteins are encoded in a genomic region of Sesamum indicum cultivar Zhongzhi No. 13 linkage group LG8, S_indicum_v1.0, whole genome shotgun sequence:
- the LOC105168104 gene encoding peroxisomal 2,4-dienoyl-CoA reductase-like, whose amino-acid sequence MDSPFKPDVLRGKVALLTGGGSGIGFEISTQFGKHGASIAIMGRRKNVLDDAVSALQSLGIPAVGFEGDVRKREDAQRVVEATVKHFGKLDILVNAAAGNFLASAEDLSPNGFKTVMDIDSVGTFTMCHEALPYLKKGGPGRNSSTGGFILNISATLHYTAAWYQIHVSAAKAAVDALTRNLALEWGTDYDIRVNGIAPGPIGDTPGMSKLAPQEIDSKARDYMPLFRLGTKWDIAMTAVYLASDAGKFINGSILPVDGGLWLSRPRHLPKDAVKQLSRTVEKRSRAAPTALPTSRL is encoded by the exons ATGGATTCTCCCTTCAAGCCCGATGTACTGAGAGGCAAGGTAGCTCTGCTGACTGGAGGCGGGTCGGGTATCGGGTTCGAGATTTCTACCCAGTTCGGCAAACACGGAGCGTCCATTGCTATCATGGGCCGCCGCAAGAACGTCCTTGACGACGCCGTCTCAGCCCTCCAATCCCTCGGCATCCCT GCCGTCGGGTTTGAAGGGGATGTTAGGAAAAGAGAAGATGCTCAAAGAGTTGTGGAAGCAACTGTGAAGCACTTCGGGAAGCTGGATATTCTTGTGAATGCTGCTGCTGGCAATTTTTTAGCGTCAGCTGAGGATCTCTCTCCTAATGGTTTTAAAACAG TGATGGATATTGATTCTGTTGGGACGTTTACAATGTGTCATGAAGCTCTTCCATACCTTAAGAAAGGTGGACCTGGAAGAAACTCGTCTACAGGAGGATTTATACTGAATATCAGTGCGACGTTGCACTATACGGCAGCCTGGTATCAAATCCATGTATCTGCTGCCAAG GCAGCTGTTGATGCCCTTACAAGAAATTTAGCCCTGGAATGGGGTACGGACTATGATATTAGAGTTAATGGGATTGCTCCAGGTCCCATAGGAGACACTCCTGGCATGAGTAAACTTGCACCTCAAGAGATAGATAGCAAAGCCAGAGACTATATGCCTCTCTTCAGACTTGGCACTAAGTGGGATATTGCCATGACTGCTGTCTACCTTGCCTCAGATGCCG GTAAATTCATCAACGGAAGCATCCTACCGGTTGATGGAGGGCTTTGGCTCAGCAGGCCTCGTCATCTGCCCAAAGACGCCGTTAAACAGCTCTCTCGAACGGTGGAGAAAAGATCGCGTGCAGCTCCAACTGCGCTTCCTACCAGCAGACTGTAG
- the LOC105168101 gene encoding DELLA protein RGL1-like, translating into MGGLMNGWLTLPTFEILNQDSAIRQFCPARVEQGQGGEWGDSLSVDEDVEIWPHLIDETPQLAPSEVEEIVRTFFDVECYEKDNAGKCLEEEGNDLFDKVQEDGLQDLSMVDDDLCCGLNAAMLIEEGCDEMERCSSTNNLGSFVPNNAEDMIPVGVDQGLQLVHLLLACAEAVGCRDTQLADSILTQIWPCVNTWGDSLQRVSHCFAMGLKSRLSLLQNVNSNGFFTSKAIDVSLITREEKIEAFTLLHQTTPYISFGLMAANDAISQAATGKDFLHIIDLGMEHNLQWPCLVRTLASRTDGPPKTIRITGITGDHDTSELENSMKGLSEEAISLGISLEFQFLAEQVSPLTLTCEKLDLRQEEALFVNSIMHLHKHVKESRGSLKTVLQSVKKLNPVLLTVVEQDANHNGPFFLGRFLESLHYYSAIFDSLDASLPRNSQQRIKIEKFHFAGEIHNVVAYEGSDRVERHERADQWRRQIGRAGFQVVGLKCLKQAKMMVSSYGVDGYSVGSEKGYLQLGWKGRPIMIASAWQVHNVPSS; encoded by the coding sequence ATGGGAGGGTTAATGAATGGGTGGCTTACCCTTCCTACATTTGAGATTCTCAACCAAGACTCGGCCATCCGACAGTTTTGCCCGGCACGGGTGGAGCAAGGACAGGGAGGAGAATGGGGGGATTCTTTGTCAGTGGATGAAGATGTGGAGATATGGCCACATCTTATCGATGAAACGCCTCAACTAGCCCCGTCTGAGGTAGAGGAGATTGTTAGGACTTTCTTCGACGTTGAATGCTATGAAAAAGACAATGCAGGGAAGTGCTTGGAGGAGGAGGGGAATGATCTTTTTGATAAGGTTCAAGAAGATGGTCTCCAAGATCTTTCGATGGTCGATGATGATCTTTGTTGCGGATTGAATGCTGCAATGTTGATTGAAGAAGGGTGTGATGAGATGGAGCGGTGTAGCTCGACCAACAATCTTGGGTCTTTTGTGCCTAATAATGCAGAGGATATGATCCCAGTTGGGGTGGATCAAGGGCTACAACTGGTGCATCTGCTGTTAGCTTGTGCTGAGGCTGTGGGGTGTAGAGATACTCAGCTTGCTGATTCAATACTAACTCAAATATGGCCTTGTGTTAACACTTGGGGGGATTCTCTTCAAAGAGTATCCCATTGTTTTGCCATGGGGTTGAAGTCTAGGCTTTCACTTCTGCAAAATGTGAACTCAAATGGCTTCTTCACTAGCAAGGCCATCGACGTCTCCTTGATCACTAGGGAGGAAAAGATTGAAGCTTTTACTTTGTTGCACCAAACAACCCCTTATATCAGCTTTGGTCTAATGGCTGCAAATGATGCTATATCCCAAGCAGCAACTGGGAAAGACTTCTTGCACATTATTGACCTTGGAATGGAGCATAATCTTCAATGGCCTTGTTTGGTTAGGACTTTGGCATCAAGAACCGATGGCCCCCCAAAAACTATAAGGATCACCGGTATAACCGGAGATCATGATACATCAGAGCTTGAAAACAGCATGAAGGGCCTCTCTGAGGAAGCCATTTCTCTTGGGATTTCCCTTGAATTCCAGTTCTTGGCAGAGCAAGTATCTCCATTGACGTTAACCTGCGAAAAGCTCGACTTAAGACAAGAAGAGGCATTGTTCGTCAATAGCATAATGCACCTGCACAAGCATGTCAAAGAAAGTAGAGGATCCTTGAAAACCGTTCTCCAATCAGTCAAGAAATTGAATCCAGTTCTCCTCACTGTGGTTGAACAAGATGCAAACCACAATGGACCTTTCTTTCTAGGCAGATTCTTGGAGTCACTTCACTATTACTCAGCCATTTTCGACTCCCTCGATGCCAGTCTCCCAAGAAACAGCCAACAGAGGATCAAGATTGAGAAATTCCACTTTGCTGGGGAAATCCACAACGTTGTGGCCTACGAAGGGTCCGATAGGGTTGAGAGGCATGAGAGAGCAGATCAATGGCGAAGGCAGATTGGTCGAGCTGGCTTTCAGGTGGTGGGGTTGAAGTGTTTGAAGCAAGCTAAGATGATGGTTTCCAGTTATGGGGTTGACGGGTATAGTGTGGGAAGTGAGAAGGGTTATCTTCAGCTAGGATGGAAAGGGAGGCCAATAATGATAGCATCAGCTTGGCAAGTGCATAATGTGCCTTCTTCTTGA
- the LOC105168102 gene encoding nuclear transcription factor Y subunit C-2-like — protein MDHSDQRQQFTHHNQQQQQPAAGVVAGSGQVAYASAPYQAAPMVGTSAPAVTVSSPTQPPAGFAPQQQLGYHQPQHFHSQQQQQQLQAFWANQMQEIEQTTDFKNHSLPLARIKKIMKADKDVRMISAEAPVVFAKACEMFILELTLRSWIHTEENKRRTLQKNDIAAAISRTDVFDFLVDIIPRDELKEEGLGITKAAIPLVGSPDALPYYYVPPQPPIAAAGMMMGKPVDQAALYASQQPRPPLPFMPWPQSHTQSPSQQPPPQQQQGDS, from the coding sequence ATGGATCACTCAGACCAGCGGCAGCAGTTTACCCACCATAACCAGCAACAACAGCAGCCAGCTGCAGGAGTTGTAGCCGGCAGCGGTCAGGTGGCGTATGCTTCTGCCCCTTATCAAGCAGCCCCTATGGTGGGTACCAGTGCTCCAGCTGTGACCGTTTCCTCTCCAACTCAGCCTCCCGCTGGTTTTGCCCCTCAACAACAGCTTGGCTACCATCAGCCCCAGCATTTTCATAGTCAGCAGCAACAACAGCAACTTCAAGCTTTCTGGGCGAATCAAATGCAAGAAATTGAGCAGACTACTGATTTCAAGAACCATAGTCTCCCGCTTGCTcgaataaaaaagataatgaaaGCTGATAAAGATGTCAGAATGATTTCTGCTGAGGCTCCTGTGGTATTTGCCAAGGCATGTGAGATGTTCATCTTGGAGCTGACACTGCGATCTTGGATACATactgaagaaaataaaaggcgAACCCTTCAGAAGAATGATATTGCAGCTGCCATCTCAAGAACTGATGTGTTCGACTTTTTGGTCGATATTATCCCTAGAGATGAATTGAAAGAAGAGGGACTCGGCATCACTAAGGCTGCAATTCCGTTAGTTGGTTCTCCAGATGCTCTTCCATATTATTATGTGCCCCCACAGCCTCCCATCGCAGCAGCTGGAATGATGATGGGGAAGCCAGTCGACCAGGCAGCTCTATATGCTAGTCAACAGCCGCGACCACCTCTCCCTTTCATGCCATGGCCGCAGTCGCATACTCAGAGTCCATCTCAGCAGCCACCTCCACAGCAGCAACAAGGTGATTCATAA
- the LOC105168106 gene encoding phosphoglycerate kinase, cytosolic: protein MATKKSVGSLKEADLKGKRVFVRVDLNVPLDDTFHITDDTRIRAAVPTIKYLIDHGAKVILSSHLGRPKGVTPKYSLKPLVPRLSELLGVEVRVANDCIGEEVEKLVASLPEGGVLLLENVRFYKEEEKNDPEFAKKLASLADLYVNDAFGTAHRAHASTEGVAKYLKPSVAGFLMQKELDYLVGAVANPQKPFAAIVGGSKVSSKIGVIESLLEKVDLLLLGGGMIFTFYKAQGHAVGSSLVEEDKLGLATSLMEKAKTKGVSLLLPSDVVIADKFAADANSKVVPASQIPDGWMGLDIGPDSIKSFGEALETTKTIIWNGPMGVFEFDKFAAGTEAIAKKLAELSGKGVTTIIGGGDSVAAVEKVGLADKMSHISTGGGASLELLEGKTLPGVLALDDA from the exons ATGGCGACGAAGAAGAGCGTTGGATCATTGAAGGAAGCCGATCTGAAGGGGAAGAGAGTTTTCGTCAGAGTGGATCTGAACGTGCCTTTGGATGATACCTTCCACATCACCGATGATACCAGGATTAGGGCCGCCGTCCCTACTATTAAGTACTTGATTGACCACGGCGCCAAAGTCATACTCTCCAGTCACCTC GGGCGTCCAAAAGGCGTCACACCAAAGTACAGTTTGAAGCCCCTTGTTCCTAGACTCTCTGAGCTTCTTGGAGTTGAG GTGAGGGTGGCTAACGATTGTATTGGTGAAGAAGTTGAGAAGTTGGTAGCTAGCTTGCCCGAGGGAGGCGTTCTTCTCCTGGAAAATGTTAGATTTTACAAAGAGGAGGAGAAGAATGACCCTGAGTTTGCAAAAAAGCTTGCATCCCTTGCCGACTTGTATGTTAACGATGCATTTGGAACTGCACATAGGGCTCATGCTTCAACTGAAGGGGTTGCCAAGTACTTGAAGCCTTCTGTTGCTGGATTCCTTATGCAGAAG GAGCTTGATTATTTAGTTGGGGCTGTGGCCAATCCGCAGAAGCCATTTGCAGCAATTGTTGGTGGTTCAAAGGTATCCAGTAAAATTGGTGTTATAGAGTCACTGTTAGAGAAGGTAGACCTCCTCTTGCTTGGTGGAGGAATGATCTTTACGTTCTACAAAGCCCAAGGACATGCTGTGGGATCTTCACTTGTAGAGGAAGACAAGCTTGGTCTTGCAACTTCACTTATGGAGAAGGCTAAAACTAAGGGTGTTTCTCTCTTGCTACCTTCTGATGTAGTTATTGCTGACAAGTTTGCTGCTGATGCTAACAGCAAG GTTGTTCCGGCATCTCAAATTCCTGATGGCTGGATGGGTTTGGATATTGGTCCCGACAGTATTAAATCATTCGGTGAAGCTTTGGAGACTACCAAGACCATCATCTGGAATGGACCTATGGGCGTCTTTGAATTTGATAAGTTTGCAGCAGGAACAGAG GCCATTGCCAAGAAATTGGCGGAACTTAGTGGCAAGGGGGTGACGACAATCATCGGAGGAGGTGACTCTGTTGCTGCTGTTGAGAAGGTTGGTCTGGCAGACAAGATGAGCCATATCTCAACTGGAGGGGGTGCCAGCTTGGAACTTCTCGAGGGGAAGACACTACCTGGAGTTCTTGCTCTTGATGATGCTTAA
- the LOC105168107 gene encoding patellin-4, whose translation MGVDGGENDAAKAQFEVPEAAGRPETVKGDVFVLKDDAEDGEGNGDPKKVEDEKEKENVDESEKGTRTLPPADGNGMKIGQDEVALLAQSSDEKEKENTEKIEKIGSSLPESEGNEKGRDGALPSSDGNEKENAVESEKGTSPMHGNEKENSKETEKGDHPMLLAGNEEEKRQEHEKGERSLSPSGGAVLEKIKEIETAESSSSPSDAKGDESYSMSKENLFPHDLKEQEKTALMELRSKLEYAILKNKLYKKVKGEKKDESQKENSSEEKQEREKVEEEKEKQGKDEEKSKEDGGDIVEKGKAKDEEEEQKPDGEEKVQIEIEVDKDITLWGVPLLPSKGDKRTDVLLLKFLIAREFKSSDAFEMLRNTLQWRKEQKIDSIFDEDFGDDYVSVGYMKGLDREGHPVCYNVFGVFADDEMCDKTFGTEASRERFLRWRLQLLEKEIQKLDFRPGGVSTLVQINDLKECPGPARKDLRLVSKQAVAILQDNYPEFVARNIFINVPFWYYAFNAILSPFVTQRAKSKFVFSRPSRVTDTLLKYIRAEEIPVAYGGLQRENDPEFLAQDAVFEVNVKAGATETVEIPAPEAGNILMWDLTIIGWDVSYKEEFVPTDEESYTVIVKKGRKISWQDEPIRNSYKNNEPGKVVITIENGMFKKKKVLYRYKTKNPSASSGT comes from the exons ATGGGTGTTGACGGGGGAGAAAATGATGCCGCAAAGGCTCAATTCGAGGTGCCGGAAGCGGCGGGGCGTCCTGAAACTGTGAAGGGAGATGTGTTTGTTTTGAAAGATGATGCCGAAGATGGGGAGGGAAATGGAGATCCCAAGAAAGTGGAGGATgagaaggagaaagagaaTGTCGATGAGAGCGAGAAGGGCACGCGAACGTTGCCTCCAGCTGATGGAAATGGGATGAAAATTGGACAGGATGAGGTCGCTCTTTTAGCGCAATCGTCTgatgaaaaagagaaggaaaataCCGAGAAAATTGAGAAGATCGGTTCTTCATTGCCGGAATCTGAAGGTAATGAGAAGGGCCGCGATGGTGCCCTGCCGTCATCTGATGGAAATGAGAAGGAGAATGCAGTGGAAAGTGAGAAAGGCACTTCTCCAATGCATGGAAATGAGAAGGAAAATTCAAAGGAAACAGAGAAGGGTGATCATCCAATGCTGCTTGCTGGAAATGAGGAAGAAAAGAGGCAGGAACATGAGAAGGGTGAGCGGTCATTGTCTCCATCTGGTGGAGCTGTGCTGGAGAAAATCAAGGAAATCGAGACGGCTGAGTCGTCTTCTTCACCATCTGATGCAAAGGGGGACGAATCCTATTCTATGAGCAAGGAAAATCTGTTCCCTCATGATTTGAAAGAACAGGAGAAGACGGCATTGATGGAACTGAGATCGAAACTTGAATATGCGATTTTGAAGAACAAGTTATACAAGAAGGTGAAGGGTGAGAAGAAAGACGAATCCCAGAAGGAAAATTCGAGCGAAGAGAAACAAGAACGTGAGAAAGTGgaggaagaaaaggaaaaacaaggTAAAGATGAAGAGAAGTCCAAAGAAGATGGAGGAGATATTGTGGAGAAAGGGAAAGCAAAAGATGAGGAAGAAGAGCAAAAACCTGATGGAGAAGAGAAGGTTCAGATAGAGATTGAAGTTGATAAAGATATAACTCTTTGGGGTGTGCCCTTGTTGCCAAGCAAGGGAGATAAAAGAACAGATGTTTTACTCTTGAAGTTCTTAATAGCTAGAGAGTTTAAGTCCAGTGATGCCTTCGAGATGTTGAGGAACACTCTTCAATGGAGGAAGGAACAAAAAATCGACTCAATCTTCGACGAAGATTTTGGAGACGACTATGTTTCGGTGGGATACATGAAGGGGTTAGACCGTGAGGGGCATCCTGTTTGCTACAATGTGTTTGGTGTCTTTGCTGATGATGAGATGTGTGACAAGACCTTTGGAACGGAAGCGAGTCGTGAGAGGTTTCTTCGGTGGAGGCTGCAATTGCTGGAGAAGGAAATTCAGAAGCTTGATTTCAGGCCTGGAGGAGTATCCACGTTGGTCCAAATTAATGATCTCAAGGAATGTCCTGGACCTGCACGCAAGGATCTCCGGCTCGTCAGTAAACAAGCCGTTGCAATTCTTCAGGACAACTACCCTGAATTTGTTGCAAGAAAT aTCTTTATCAATGTTCCCTTCTGGTATTATGCGTTCAATGCAATTCTGTCGCCTTTCGTAACACAAAGGGCCAAGAGCAAATTCGTGTTCAGCCGCCCCTCCAGGGTCACAGACACACTTCTCAA GTACATTCGTGCAGAGGAAATCCCTGTTGCCTACGGAGGACTACAAAGAGAAAATGACCCCGAATTTTTGGCCCAAGATGCTGTTTTTGAGGTTAATGTTAAAGCTGGAGCAACTGAAACTGTAGAGATCCCTGCACCAGAG GCTGGGAACATTCTGATGTGGGACTTGACCATAATAGGCTGGGATGTTAGCTATAAAGAGGAATTCGTGCCCACAGATGAAGAGTCGTATACGGTGATTGTGAAGAAGGGCAGGAAGATAAGCTGGCAAGATGAACCTATACGTAATTCTTATAAGAACAACGAACCGGGGAAAGTCGTGATCACGATTGAGAATGGGAtgttcaagaagaaaaaagtgtTGTACAGATACAAGACCAAGAATCCCTCTGCTTCATCTGGAACTTGA
- the LOC105168105 gene encoding phosphoglycerate kinase, chloroplastic, whose amino-acid sequence MASSAASPAFCGIPKASTAAARASLTAPTTRFLSKTPLRRLGFAAAAADPLLSHHVATKLVSFKNASAKPVRGVASMAKKSVGDLSGADLKGKKVFVRADLNVPLDDSQNITDDTRIRAAVPTIKHLISNGAKVILSSHLGRPKGVTPKYSLAPLVPRLSELLGIQVVKADDCIGPEVEKLVASLPEGGVLLLENVRFYKEEEKNEPEFAKKLASLADLFVNDAFGTAHRAHASTEGVTKFLKPSVAGFLLQKELDYLVGAVSSPKRPFAAIVGGSKVSSKIGVIESLLEKCDILLLGGGMIFTFYKAQGLSVGSSLVEEDKLDLATSLLEKAKAKGVSLLLPTDVVIADKFAPDAESKVVPASAIPDGWMGLDIGPDSVKTFSDALETTKTVIWNGPMGVFEFDKFAVGTEAIANKLAELSGKGVTTIIGGGDSVAAVEKVGVANVMSHISTGGGASLELLEGKELPGVLALDEATPVAV is encoded by the exons ATGGCGTCTTCAGCTGCATCACCAGCCTTCTGCGGCATTCCCAAGGCCTCCACCGCCGCCGCCAGGGCCTCTCTCACTGCCCCCACCACCCGTTTCCTTTCGAAGACTCCACTCCGACGCTTGGGCTTCGCCGCCGCTGCCGCCGACCCGCTTCTCTCACACCATGTGGCCACCAAGCTGGTTTCATTCAAGAACGCCTCGGCTAAGCCCGTCAGAGGAGTGGCCTCGATGGCGAAGAAGAGTGTGGGAGACCTCAGCGGGGCGGACCTCAAGGGTAAAAAGGTGTTTGTCAGGGCTGACCTCAATGTGCCTCTTGATGACAGCCAGAATATTACTGATGACACTAGGATTAGAGCTGCTGTCCCCACCATTAAGCACTTGATCAGCAATGGTGCTAAGGTCATACTTTCCAGTCACTTG GGACGACCAAAAGGCGTCACTCCTAAATACAGTCTCGCACCTCTTGTTCCCAGGCTTTCTGAACTACTTGGTATTCAG GTTGTGAAAGCTGATGACTGCATTGGCCCAGAGGTTGAGAAATTGGTGGCTTCACTACCTGAAGGTGGAGTCCTCCTGCTTGAGAATGTGAGGTTCTATAAAGAGGAAGAGAAGAACGAGCCTGAGTTCGCAAAGAAGCTTGCCTCGTTGGCTGACCTATTTGTGAATGATGCCTTCGGTACTGCACACAGAGCACATGCCTCTACTGAGGGAGTTACAAAATTCTTGAAGCCCTCTGTTGCTGGTTTCCTTTTACAAAAG GAGCTGGACTATCTAGTTGGAGCAGTCTCAAGCCCAAAGAGACCGTTTGCTGCTATTGTGGGTGGTTCAAAGGTCTCCTCTAAGATTGGAGTGATTGAATCACTTCTAGAGAAGTGTGATATATTGCTGTTGGGTGGAGGAATGATCTTCACATTTTACAAAGCACAAGGGCTGTCAGTTGGATCATCCCTGGTTGAAGAAGACAAGCTAGATCTTGCAACATCACTCCTCGAGAAGGCCAAGGCTAAAGGAGTGAGTCTCTTGCTACCCACAGATGTGGTTATAGCCGACAAGTTCGCCCCAGATGCAGAGAGCAAG GTTGTGCCAGCATCAGCTATCCCAGATGGCTGGATGGGTTTGGACATTGGACCAGATTCTGTCAAGACATTCAGCGATGCCCTGGAGACAACAAAAACTGTTATTTGGAATGGACCAATGGGAGTGTTTGAGTTCGACAAGTTTGCTGTTGGCACTGAG GCAATTGCAAATAAGCTGGCTGAGCTTAGTGGGAAGGGGGTGACGACAATTATTGGTGGTGGAGATTCAGTTGCAGCTGTGGAGAAAGTTGGAGTTGCTAACGTGATGAGCCACATATCAACCGGCGGTGGTGCCAGTTTGGAGCTCTTGGAAGGCAAAGAACTCCCCGGTGTCCTTGCCCTCGATGAAGCCACTCCAGTTGCCGTGTAA